The Aureispira anguillae genome contains a region encoding:
- a CDS encoding GNAT family N-acetyltransferase, whose translation MNYFDQESKRLRFRKLTSDDIPSWIEFFKNNDRLHFLGMDLSKDKAVLAKEWVMMQLERYQTQGLGHLAVELKTSGAFIGMGGILPRVLEGKTEYEVAYSLLPKFWGKGYGTEIAIQMKAFGLKQINSDRLISIIEVNNVDSIKVAKKNGMKALFETEYLGMEVVVYGVTNEGL comes from the coding sequence ATGAATTATTTTGACCAAGAAAGTAAGCGTTTACGATTTAGAAAGTTAACCTCAGATGATATTCCGAGTTGGATAGAATTTTTTAAGAACAACGATCGGCTACATTTTTTGGGAATGGACCTTTCAAAAGACAAAGCCGTTTTGGCTAAAGAATGGGTGATGATGCAATTGGAGCGATACCAAACACAGGGATTGGGGCATTTGGCGGTTGAGCTTAAAACAAGCGGAGCGTTTATTGGGATGGGAGGCATTTTACCTAGAGTGTTAGAAGGGAAAACAGAATATGAAGTGGCTTATTCGTTGTTGCCAAAATTTTGGGGAAAAGGCTATGGAACCGAAATTGCCATCCAAATGAAGGCGTTTGGATTAAAACAGATCAATAGCGACCGATTAATTTCTATTATTGAGGTAAATAATGTGGACTCAATTAAGGTGGCTAAGAAAAATGGAATGAAAGCCCTTTTTGAGACAGAATATCTTGGAATGGAGGTGGTTGTTTATGGAGTTACTAATGAAGGCTTATAA